The Ornithinimicrobium faecis genome includes a window with the following:
- a CDS encoding EamA family transporter, protein MSTTQRVRGAATTLSTALAPIVWGTTYVVTTLFLPPDHPLWSGALRALPAGLIAVALARHLPRGSWWWKALVLGTLNIGAFFPLLFLAAYLLPGGVAAIFGAAGPLFVAVLAVPLLGERATRWRLGWGVLAVGGVALIVLGPGAALSPTGVLAGVASTASMALGTVLSKRWGRPVGPVAYAGWQLSAGGLVILPVAFLLEGPPPELDGSAIAGYAWLSLVGALLAYTLWFRGVGYLPAGAVAFLPVLSPLVAALLGWVVLSEALSPVQLAGFVLALVAVSSAQRQGPQVLRRHQEVST, encoded by the coding sequence ATGAGCACGACCCAACGAGTCCGCGGAGCCGCCACCACCCTGTCGACGGCCCTGGCACCGATCGTCTGGGGCACCACCTATGTGGTGACCACGCTCTTCCTCCCGCCGGACCACCCGCTCTGGTCCGGCGCTCTGCGCGCCCTGCCCGCCGGCCTCATCGCCGTGGCCCTGGCGCGCCACCTGCCGCGGGGCTCGTGGTGGTGGAAGGCCCTCGTGCTCGGCACGCTCAACATCGGAGCCTTCTTCCCGCTCCTGTTCCTTGCGGCCTATCTCCTGCCCGGTGGCGTCGCCGCGATCTTCGGAGCGGCGGGCCCACTGTTCGTCGCCGTCCTGGCCGTCCCACTGCTGGGCGAGCGGGCCACGCGATGGCGCCTGGGCTGGGGCGTCCTGGCCGTGGGCGGCGTGGCACTGATCGTCCTCGGCCCCGGCGCTGCCCTCAGCCCCACGGGTGTCCTTGCGGGAGTGGCGAGCACGGCCTCCATGGCGCTCGGCACGGTGCTGTCCAAACGCTGGGGTCGCCCGGTGGGACCAGTGGCGTATGCCGGGTGGCAGCTCAGCGCAGGAGGTCTGGTCATCCTCCCGGTCGCCTTCCTCCTCGAGGGACCGCCTCCGGAGCTCGACGGCTCGGCCATCGCCGGTTATGCCTGGCTCAGCCTGGTCGGGGCGCTGCTCGCCTACACCCTGTGGTTCCGCGGGGTCGGGTACCTGCCGGCCGGAGCGGTCGCCTTCTTGCCCGTCCTCTCTCCTCTCGTCGCGGCCCTGCTCGGCTGGGTCGTGCTCAGCGAAGCCCTCTCACCGGTGCAGCTGGCCGGCTTCGTCCTCGCGCTGGTCGCCGTGTCCAGCGCCCAACGGCAGGGCCCGCAGGTCCTGCGTCGACACCAGGAGGTCAGCACATGA
- a CDS encoding ABC transporter ATP-binding protein — MIQVENLVKTYGDFTAVDDVTFTAEAGRVTGFLGPNGAGKSTTMRVMTGLTPATRGSATVLGTPYEALQNPGRHVGVLLDASAQHAGRTGREVLSLGAMTLGVGEKRVDQMLEVVGLTAKESKRRIRNYSLGMRQRLGLANALLGDPKVLILDEPANGLDPAGIRWMRDLLGTFAAEGGTVLLSSHLLHEIERIADDIVVIGRGKIVASGTKEELLRPSGCLVRSADDETLHRVLSGKGLDVLVLPNGGLQVEAETAAVGQVAAEAGIALVELRGADSQGLEEMFLTLTSDDARQETAA, encoded by the coding sequence ATGATTCAGGTAGAGAACCTCGTGAAGACATACGGGGACTTCACCGCCGTGGACGATGTGACGTTCACTGCCGAGGCAGGACGGGTGACCGGGTTCCTCGGTCCCAACGGGGCGGGCAAGTCCACCACCATGCGCGTGATGACCGGGCTCACCCCGGCGACCCGAGGCAGCGCCACGGTGCTCGGCACGCCCTACGAAGCACTGCAGAACCCGGGGCGGCACGTGGGCGTGCTCCTCGACGCCTCCGCCCAGCACGCCGGCCGGACCGGCCGTGAGGTGCTGAGCCTGGGCGCCATGACGCTCGGCGTCGGCGAGAAGCGCGTCGACCAGATGCTGGAGGTCGTCGGACTGACGGCCAAGGAGTCCAAGCGGCGCATCCGCAACTACTCCCTCGGCATGCGGCAGCGCCTCGGCCTGGCCAACGCGCTGCTCGGTGACCCCAAGGTCCTGATCCTCGATGAGCCCGCCAATGGTCTGGACCCGGCAGGCATCCGCTGGATGCGTGACCTGCTCGGCACCTTTGCCGCTGAGGGCGGGACCGTGCTGCTCTCCTCCCACCTGCTGCACGAGATCGAGCGGATCGCCGACGACATCGTGGTGATCGGCCGCGGCAAGATCGTCGCCTCGGGCACCAAGGAGGAGCTGTTGCGCCCCTCCGGCTGCCTGGTGCGCAGCGCCGACGACGAGACGCTGCACCGCGTGTTGTCAGGCAAGGGCCTGGACGTCCTCGTCCTGCCCAACGGTGGCCTGCAGGTCGAGGCCGAGACGGCCGCGGTCGGTCAGGTCGCAGCAGAGGCCGGCATCGCGCTGGTGGAGCTGCGTGGCGCTGACAGCCAGGGCCTGGAGGAGATGTTCCTGACACTCACCTCCGACGACGCACGACAGGAGACGGCAGCATGA
- a CDS encoding NAD(P)-dependent oxidoreductase has translation MKILVIGASGACGRRVATEAEARGHTVTRASRTRRGGRHLSDTGRETLDAPTWVGLDAAEAAAVAQAARGHDVILGATRPARGHEDDVPAATAGLANGAKQADVRLIVIGGAGPLLLPGSTSRAIDHEQWVPRAYSQAAAASVEQLQVLEAAVDVAWTYLAPPALFQPGERTGTYRTGGTELVIAADGTSLISMEDFAIAALDEIEAPTTHQGVLSIGS, from the coding sequence ATGAAGATTCTTGTCATCGGGGCAAGCGGTGCCTGCGGGCGCCGCGTCGCGACAGAAGCCGAGGCACGTGGCCACACCGTGACGCGAGCCAGCCGCACCCGCCGAGGTGGACGCCACCTGTCCGACACGGGCCGCGAGACCCTGGATGCTCCCACGTGGGTGGGGCTGGACGCTGCGGAGGCCGCTGCTGTGGCGCAGGCAGCGAGAGGTCACGACGTGATCCTCGGCGCGACCCGGCCAGCACGTGGCCACGAGGACGACGTCCCGGCTGCCACGGCAGGCCTGGCCAACGGCGCGAAACAGGCCGACGTGCGCCTGATCGTCATCGGCGGCGCCGGCCCCCTCCTGTTGCCGGGCTCGACATCCCGTGCGATCGACCACGAGCAGTGGGTGCCCCGGGCCTATAGCCAGGCCGCTGCCGCCAGCGTCGAGCAACTTCAGGTCCTCGAAGCGGCGGTCGACGTCGCCTGGACCTATCTCGCCCCGCCGGCCCTGTTCCAACCGGGCGAGCGGACAGGCACCTATCGGACAGGGGGCACCGAGTTGGTCATCGCCGCAGACGGCACCTCACTGATCAGCATGGAGGATTTCGCCATCGCCGCCCTCGATGAGATCGAAGCCCCCACCACCCACCAGGGGGTCCTGTCCATCGGCTCCTGA
- a CDS encoding response regulator transcription factor, whose protein sequence is MSTTPEPSSTGTISVVLVDDDALVRTGLGLILGGAPDLEVIGEANDGRAGVDLVEQVKPDVVLMDIRMPVLDGLAATAELLASEDPPKVIVLTTFDTDDMVLEALRIGAHGFLLKSTRPERLVEAVRRAVLDGEPSLSPSVTQQLIARVAGGGLQTQDAGAETRRKRAEELLDNLTDREREVAVAIGQGWSNAQIASTLYMGLPTVKAHVSRVLVKLGAGNRTQIALIVHDAGLTDPDPDPDPSPS, encoded by the coding sequence GTGAGCACCACTCCTGAGCCGAGCTCCACCGGCACCATCTCGGTCGTCCTGGTCGACGACGACGCCCTCGTCCGCACCGGTCTGGGCCTCATCCTCGGCGGCGCGCCCGACCTCGAGGTGATCGGGGAGGCCAATGACGGCCGCGCCGGGGTCGACCTCGTCGAGCAGGTCAAGCCCGACGTGGTGCTCATGGACATCCGGATGCCGGTGCTGGACGGACTCGCAGCAACGGCTGAACTGCTGGCCAGCGAGGACCCGCCGAAGGTGATCGTGCTGACCACTTTCGACACTGACGACATGGTCCTGGAGGCGCTGCGCATCGGCGCCCATGGGTTCCTGCTCAAGAGCACCCGTCCGGAGCGCTTGGTGGAGGCCGTGCGCCGCGCGGTGCTCGACGGCGAGCCGAGCCTGTCACCCTCGGTGACCCAGCAGCTGATCGCCCGCGTCGCCGGCGGGGGCCTGCAGACTCAGGACGCGGGAGCTGAGACGCGGCGCAAGCGGGCCGAGGAGCTGCTCGACAACCTGACCGACCGCGAGCGCGAGGTGGCGGTCGCCATCGGCCAGGGCTGGTCCAACGCCCAGATCGCCAGCACCCTCTATATGGGCCTGCCCACCGTCAAGGCGCACGTCTCGCGCGTCCTGGTCAAACTCGGCGCCGGCAACCGGACCCAGATTGCCCTGATCGTCCACGACGCCGGCCTCACCGACCCCGACCCCGACCCCGACCCCTCCCCCTCCTGA
- a CDS encoding MarR family winged helix-turn-helix transcriptional regulator → MADRVSDFLAQWAAERPDLDVTPMGVIGRLARGSELMSRGIQTYFVEHGLQQGQFDVLATLRRSGSPFTLTPGALADSTMRSQAAMTNRLAGLEAKGLIERKMDPDNRRSVLVSLTDEGLELVDRVVTGHVENERELLAPLTGAEQERLAGLLEKLLAGSGDIARD, encoded by the coding sequence ATGGCGGACCGGGTGAGCGACTTCCTGGCGCAGTGGGCCGCTGAGCGGCCCGACCTCGATGTCACCCCGATGGGCGTCATCGGTCGCCTCGCTCGGGGTTCGGAGTTGATGTCGCGGGGGATCCAGACCTATTTCGTCGAGCACGGACTGCAGCAGGGACAGTTTGACGTGCTGGCCACCCTGCGGCGCTCGGGGAGCCCCTTCACGCTGACACCGGGCGCGCTCGCGGACTCCACGATGCGCTCCCAGGCGGCGATGACCAACCGGTTGGCGGGGCTTGAGGCCAAGGGGCTGATCGAGCGAAAGATGGATCCGGACAACCGGCGCAGCGTGCTGGTCTCGCTGACCGATGAGGGGCTGGAGCTAGTGGATCGGGTCGTCACGGGGCACGTGGAGAATGAGCGCGAGCTCCTGGCTCCGCTCACCGGAGCCGAGCAGGAGCGACTGGCCGGGCTCCTGGAGAAACTGCTCGCTGGCTCAGGTGACATCGCCCGCGACTGA
- a CDS encoding ABC transporter substrate-binding protein, producing the protein MTSRSRVLAAALSATFLLTACNAGSTSDDPTDGENNATGDADNGDSTGGTGGTAAPGDDAVRIGLVAEPASLDFTTTDGAAIPQVLLYNVYESLVKVDQSGEIVPALASAWEVSEDGKTYTFTLEQGVTFSNGETFTAEDVVSSFEAVQNDWTVSLKSQFDIIESIEATSDTEVVITLASPSNSFLYSLTTRVGAIFDSNSVDELATRPIGTGPYTFGEWNRGSSITLQRNSDYWGEEPYFDQVELAYFSDANALNNAMLTDSIDVVGTVQAPEALSEFEGGDYQIIEGTTNGEVVLSFNNETEPFNDLRVRQAARHAINHQALLDTCWDGRGTLIGSMVPPTDPWYEDRTGDYPYDVEAAKALLAEAGAEGAEVRLRIPTLPYATACAPIVESMLEEAGFAVTIDDLEFPAAWIEDVFTNADYEMSIVSHVEPRDLKAVLGNPDYYIRYGTPELRTLLDEADAGTEEVQIEKMKEAAKLVSEDAASDFLFLLPNLIVADPGITGLPENAITESFDLSQLAGE; encoded by the coding sequence ATGACGTCACGCTCCCGGGTGCTGGCCGCCGCGCTGTCGGCCACCTTCCTGTTGACCGCCTGCAACGCCGGCTCCACCAGCGACGACCCGACCGACGGCGAGAACAACGCCACCGGCGACGCCGACAACGGTGACAGCACCGGGGGCACCGGCGGCACTGCCGCCCCGGGTGACGACGCGGTCCGCATCGGCCTGGTCGCCGAGCCCGCGAGCCTGGACTTCACGACCACCGACGGTGCCGCGATCCCGCAGGTGCTGCTCTACAACGTCTACGAGTCCCTGGTCAAGGTCGACCAGTCCGGTGAGATCGTGCCCGCGCTCGCCTCGGCGTGGGAGGTCAGCGAGGACGGCAAGACCTATACCTTCACCCTCGAGCAGGGTGTCACCTTCAGCAACGGCGAGACCTTCACCGCCGAGGACGTGGTCAGCTCCTTCGAGGCCGTGCAGAACGACTGGACGGTCAGCCTGAAGAGCCAGTTCGACATCATCGAGTCAATCGAGGCCACCAGCGACACCGAGGTGGTCATCACGCTGGCCAGCCCGAGCAACTCCTTCCTCTACTCCCTGACCACCCGGGTCGGGGCGATCTTCGACTCCAACAGCGTCGACGAGCTGGCCACGCGCCCGATCGGGACCGGGCCCTACACCTTCGGGGAGTGGAACCGCGGCTCCTCCATCACGCTGCAGCGCAACAGCGACTACTGGGGCGAGGAGCCCTACTTCGACCAGGTCGAGCTCGCCTACTTCAGCGACGCCAACGCCCTCAACAACGCGATGCTCACCGACAGCATCGACGTCGTCGGCACCGTTCAGGCCCCCGAGGCGCTCAGTGAGTTCGAGGGCGGCGACTACCAGATCATCGAGGGCACGACCAACGGCGAGGTCGTGCTGTCCTTCAACAACGAGACCGAGCCGTTCAACGACCTGCGGGTCCGCCAGGCCGCCCGCCACGCCATCAACCACCAGGCGCTGCTGGACACCTGCTGGGACGGGCGCGGGACGCTTATCGGCAGCATGGTCCCGCCGACCGACCCCTGGTATGAGGACCGCACCGGCGACTATCCCTACGACGTCGAGGCAGCCAAGGCCCTGCTGGCCGAGGCCGGCGCCGAGGGTGCCGAGGTCCGGCTGCGGATCCCGACGCTGCCGTATGCGACGGCTTGCGCACCGATTGTGGAGAGCATGCTCGAGGAGGCCGGTTTTGCGGTCACCATCGACGACCTGGAGTTCCCGGCCGCGTGGATCGAGGACGTCTTCACCAATGCCGACTATGAGATGTCGATCGTCTCCCACGTTGAGCCGCGCGACCTCAAGGCTGTTCTGGGCAACCCGGACTACTACATCCGCTATGGCACACCCGAGCTGCGCACCCTGCTCGATGAGGCCGACGCCGGCACCGAGGAGGTGCAGATCGAGAAGATGAAGGAGGCCGCCAAGCTGGTCTCCGAGGACGCCGCGTCCGACTTCCTGTTCCTGCTGCCCAACCTCATCGTGGCCGACCCGGGCATCACCGGGCTGCCGGAGAACGCGATCACCGAGTCCTTCGACCTCTCGCAGCTCGCCGGCGAGTGA
- a CDS encoding ABC transporter permease produces the protein MLLRLAQRFLVLLASLLVASVLVFAFMQVLPGDPARVALGMNSSDDSVAELREQFGLDRPVFVQYADWLRGMVTLDLGVEWVSKAQIAPQLVDRLAVTGWLVITAMLLALLIALPVGTWMAVRHRHLDGVVLSAISQIGVAIPAFLAGIILITYFAKRWQWFPSGGWVPPAEDPLGFLSRLALPAISLAMVQASVLARYVRTAVLEVLREDYLRTARAKGLRPMQALTRHGLRNAAVPIVTVLGLQLATLLIGAVVVERVFVIPGLGSFLLDSVASRELITVQTIVMVLVAAVLIINFLVDALYLAIDPRLRTGAR, from the coding sequence GTGCTGCTGCGTCTGGCGCAACGCTTCCTGGTGCTGCTGGCCAGCCTGCTGGTGGCATCAGTGCTGGTCTTTGCGTTCATGCAGGTGCTGCCGGGCGACCCGGCGCGCGTGGCGCTGGGCATGAACTCCTCGGATGATTCGGTGGCCGAGCTGCGGGAGCAGTTTGGTCTGGACCGTCCGGTCTTCGTGCAGTATGCGGACTGGTTGCGTGGGATGGTCACGCTCGACCTGGGCGTGGAGTGGGTGAGCAAGGCACAGATCGCTCCCCAGTTGGTGGATCGGCTCGCGGTGACCGGGTGGCTGGTGATCACCGCGATGCTGCTCGCGCTGCTGATCGCCCTGCCCGTGGGCACCTGGATGGCGGTGCGCCACCGCCACCTCGATGGCGTGGTCCTGTCGGCGATCTCGCAGATCGGCGTCGCGATCCCCGCGTTCCTGGCCGGCATCATCCTGATCACCTATTTCGCCAAGCGGTGGCAGTGGTTTCCCTCCGGTGGCTGGGTGCCGCCGGCCGAGGACCCGCTTGGCTTCCTGAGCCGGCTGGCGCTGCCGGCGATCTCGCTCGCCATGGTCCAGGCCTCGGTGCTGGCCCGCTATGTGCGCACCGCCGTGCTCGAGGTGCTGCGGGAGGACTATCTGCGCACAGCCCGGGCCAAGGGGCTGCGCCCGATGCAGGCGCTCACCCGGCACGGCCTGCGCAATGCCGCCGTCCCGATCGTGACTGTTCTGGGCCTGCAGTTGGCGACGCTGCTGATCGGCGCGGTGGTGGTCGAGCGGGTCTTCGTGATCCCCGGACTCGGGTCCTTCCTGCTCGACTCGGTGGCCTCCCGCGAGCTGATCACGGTGCAGACCATCGTCATGGTGCTGGTGGCTGCCGTGCTGATCATTAACTTCCTGGTCGATGCGTTGTATCTGGCGATCGACCCTCGGCTCAGGACTGGTGCACGATGA
- a CDS encoding acyl-CoA dehydrogenase, with protein MSHYKSNVRDLEFNLFEVLRRQEVLGKGAFGDFDEETARDILKQVSTLAENELGESLLESDRTPPTFDPETGEVTLPESFITSFLAWRDAEWWRLEVSEELGGTRGPASLTWAVSEMALGANPAVKMFSAGYTFAEVLRSLGNEAQQHLAQQMIDNHWGATMVLTEPDAGSDVGAGRAKAVQAEDGTWHISGVKRFITSGEAPFYDNVIHFVLARPEGAGPGTKGLSLFIVPKFHIGEDGELGERNGVQVANIEHKMGLKVSTTCELRFGEDPDNPAVGTLLGDSHDGIRQMFHIIEYARMLVGTKAIATLSTGYLNALEYAKERVQGADMTQMADKSAPRVTITHHPDVRRSLMLQKSYAEGLRALMLFTAAQQDTVMIAGDTPSEESQMAAKLNDLLLPLVKGCGSERAWVLLGTESLQTFGGSGFLQDYPIEQYIRDAKIDSLYEGTTAIQGQDFFFRKIVRDQGQALGHLAAQMMELVKGGGADDFLATERGLLGRALEDIQGMVEFMVGRVMASDPRNGGSPEAVYSVGLSTTRFLLAAGDVVIAWLLLRQAEVAQAALDAGAAGADRDFYLGKVAAARFFARDILPRVHSDRGIITHVDDSIMELPESAF; from the coding sequence ATGAGCCACTACAAGAGCAACGTTCGCGACCTGGAGTTCAACCTCTTCGAGGTGCTGCGCCGCCAGGAGGTGCTCGGCAAGGGTGCCTTCGGCGACTTCGACGAGGAGACCGCGCGCGACATCCTCAAGCAGGTGTCCACGCTCGCCGAGAACGAGCTCGGCGAGAGCCTGTTGGAGTCCGATCGCACGCCGCCGACCTTCGACCCGGAGACCGGTGAGGTCACGCTGCCCGAGTCCTTCATCACGTCCTTCCTGGCCTGGCGCGACGCCGAGTGGTGGCGCCTGGAGGTCAGCGAGGAGCTCGGTGGCACCCGCGGTCCCGCGTCGCTGACCTGGGCCGTCTCGGAGATGGCGCTCGGTGCGAACCCGGCCGTGAAGATGTTCTCCGCGGGCTACACCTTCGCCGAGGTGCTGCGCTCCCTCGGCAACGAGGCGCAGCAGCACCTCGCCCAGCAGATGATCGACAACCACTGGGGCGCCACGATGGTGCTCACCGAGCCGGACGCCGGCTCCGACGTGGGGGCTGGCCGCGCCAAGGCGGTCCAGGCGGAGGACGGCACCTGGCACATCAGCGGTGTGAAGCGCTTCATCACCTCCGGCGAGGCGCCCTTCTATGACAACGTGATCCACTTCGTGCTGGCCCGCCCCGAGGGCGCCGGCCCGGGCACCAAGGGCCTGTCGCTGTTCATCGTCCCGAAGTTCCACATCGGTGAGGACGGCGAGCTTGGCGAGCGCAACGGCGTCCAGGTCGCCAACATCGAGCACAAGATGGGCCTGAAGGTCTCCACGACCTGCGAGCTGCGCTTCGGCGAGGACCCGGACAACCCGGCCGTCGGCACCCTGCTCGGCGACTCGCATGACGGCATCCGCCAGATGTTCCACATCATCGAATATGCCCGGATGCTGGTGGGCACCAAGGCAATTGCGACCCTGTCGACCGGCTATCTCAACGCGCTGGAGTATGCCAAGGAGCGCGTGCAGGGCGCGGACATGACGCAGATGGCTGACAAGAGCGCACCGCGCGTGACCATCACCCACCACCCGGACGTGCGGCGCAGCCTGATGCTGCAAAAGTCGTATGCCGAGGGGTTGCGGGCGCTGATGCTGTTCACGGCGGCGCAGCAAGACACGGTGATGATCGCCGGGGACACCCCGAGCGAGGAGTCCCAGATGGCGGCCAAGTTGAACGACCTGCTGCTGCCGCTGGTCAAGGGCTGTGGCTCGGAGCGGGCCTGGGTGCTGCTGGGCACCGAGTCGCTGCAGACCTTTGGGGGCTCCGGCTTCCTGCAGGACTATCCGATCGAGCAATACATCCGTGACGCCAAGATCGACAGCCTGTATGAGGGCACCACCGCGATCCAGGGCCAGGACTTCTTCTTCCGCAAGATCGTCCGAGACCAGGGCCAGGCCCTCGGCCACCTGGCCGCACAGATGATGGAGCTGGTCAAGGGCGGCGGCGCCGACGACTTCCTGGCCACCGAGCGCGGTCTGCTGGGTCGCGCCCTGGAGGACATCCAGGGGATGGTCGAGTTCATGGTCGGGCGCGTCATGGCCTCCGACCCGCGCAACGGCGGCTCGCCCGAGGCGGTCTATTCAGTCGGCCTGTCGACCACCCGCTTCCTGCTCGCTGCCGGTGACGTCGTGATCGCCTGGCTGCTGCTGCGTCAGGCCGAGGTGGCCCAGGCCGCGCTCGATGCCGGCGCGGCTGGCGCTGACCGGGACTTCTATCTCGGCAAGGTGGCTGCTGCTCGGTTCTTCGCCCGCGACATCCTGCCGCGGGTGCACTCCGACCGCGGCATCATCACGCACGTGGACGACTCGATCATGGAGCTGCCCGAGTCCGCCTTCTGA
- a CDS encoding ABC transporter permease: MSTTTVNTESGAPHVAPPRGGFRLPTIDTPIKPVSFGRLVRVETRKQIDTLAGRWFLIILGLVIVVTMTIMLFVGQGDHDYGTYLAAAGVPLGIFLPVLGILSATQEWSQRTAMTTFTLEPRRGRVIWAKVASTLLIGLGAVVATLILGAVGRLLGDLRGAETPWAIDGWLIGGITLMMLLYVMQGLAFGLALLNTPAAIVAFFALPTLLPLMNLVSWLQTPYEWIDLTMTSSPLTSGVAMTGEQWAQLAVSVVLWVGVPLTIGVWRVLRREVK; this comes from the coding sequence ATGAGCACGACGACCGTGAACACCGAGTCCGGGGCTCCCCACGTGGCGCCCCCGCGCGGCGGGTTCCGCCTGCCGACCATCGACACCCCGATCAAGCCGGTCAGCTTTGGCCGGTTGGTCCGGGTCGAGACGCGCAAGCAGATCGACACGCTGGCCGGCCGCTGGTTCCTGATCATCCTCGGGCTGGTCATCGTCGTCACGATGACGATCATGCTGTTCGTCGGTCAGGGTGACCACGACTACGGCACCTATCTCGCGGCGGCGGGGGTCCCGCTCGGCATCTTCCTGCCGGTGCTCGGCATCCTGTCGGCCACGCAGGAGTGGAGCCAGCGCACCGCGATGACCACCTTCACCCTGGAGCCGCGCCGCGGCCGGGTGATCTGGGCCAAGGTCGCCAGCACCCTGCTGATCGGTCTCGGAGCCGTCGTCGCGACGCTCATCCTGGGCGCTGTCGGCCGGCTGCTCGGTGACCTGCGCGGTGCAGAGACGCCGTGGGCCATCGACGGTTGGCTGATCGGTGGCATCACGCTGATGATGCTCCTCTATGTGATGCAGGGTCTGGCCTTCGGTCTGGCGCTGCTCAACACTCCCGCGGCGATCGTGGCGTTCTTCGCCCTCCCGACGCTGCTGCCGCTGATGAACCTGGTCAGCTGGCTGCAGACGCCCTACGAGTGGATCGATCTGACCATGACGAGCTCGCCCCTGACCTCAGGGGTGGCAATGACTGGCGAGCAGTGGGCACAGCTCGCCGTATCGGTGGTGCTGTGGGTTGGAGTCCCGCTGACCATCGGGGTGTGGCGCGTGCTGCGCCGCGAGGTCAAGTGA
- a CDS encoding sensor histidine kinase, with the protein MTRWGETWRILLAVLAGAILWVSSWAAIDLEGRVGPEWWLFAVDPIIGLLSLVVMHFRRRWPVIVTVVLILMSTVATTAAGTVLIAMISLSTWRRWRALALITPLYLATSFVWDFMFRVPGGQSWVTTATNVTFQVLVLIAAIAVGYSIGARRDNLAALRERAEVAEREQGRRVEQARATERARIAREMHDVLAHRISLIAMNAGVLSYRQDLPPEQMREIAGTVRDNADQAVQELRTVLGVLRGSDEPDQPRGPQPDLVQLSTLFDEVRAGGTPVVTTLRVDPSSVPETISRHAYRIIQEGLTNARKHAKGQPVTVSLSGGAGVGLDLTIVNQPASYGEEPQHDGVRESGSGMGLLGLAERAVLSGGQLSYGTDRSGRFVVRAWLPWTT; encoded by the coding sequence ATGACGCGCTGGGGGGAGACCTGGCGCATCCTGCTGGCGGTGCTGGCTGGTGCGATCCTCTGGGTCTCGTCCTGGGCCGCAATCGACCTGGAGGGGCGCGTCGGGCCCGAGTGGTGGCTGTTCGCGGTCGACCCGATCATCGGACTGCTCTCCCTGGTGGTCATGCACTTCCGTCGGCGTTGGCCGGTGATCGTCACCGTGGTCCTGATCCTGATGTCGACTGTCGCAACAACTGCGGCCGGCACTGTCCTGATCGCCATGATCTCACTGTCCACGTGGCGGCGCTGGCGGGCGCTGGCCCTGATCACGCCGCTCTATCTGGCGACCTCGTTCGTGTGGGACTTCATGTTCCGTGTGCCGGGAGGCCAGAGCTGGGTCACGACGGCCACCAACGTCACGTTCCAGGTGCTGGTGCTGATCGCAGCGATCGCGGTCGGCTATTCGATCGGTGCCCGCCGCGACAATCTCGCCGCGCTCCGGGAGCGGGCCGAGGTCGCCGAGCGGGAGCAGGGCCGCCGCGTCGAGCAGGCCCGGGCGACCGAGCGGGCGCGGATCGCACGAGAGATGCACGACGTGCTGGCCCACCGGATCAGCCTGATCGCGATGAACGCCGGGGTCCTCAGCTATCGCCAGGACCTGCCTCCGGAGCAGATGCGCGAGATCGCCGGCACGGTGCGCGACAACGCCGACCAGGCGGTGCAGGAGTTGCGCACCGTGCTCGGGGTGCTGCGCGGCAGCGACGAGCCCGACCAGCCGCGCGGCCCCCAGCCCGACCTGGTCCAGCTGTCCACCCTCTTCGACGAGGTCCGCGCCGGCGGCACCCCCGTGGTGACCACGCTGCGGGTCGACCCCTCCAGCGTCCCCGAGACGATCAGCCGGCACGCCTATCGGATCATCCAGGAGGGCCTGACCAATGCCCGCAAGCACGCCAAGGGCCAGCCCGTCACCGTCTCTCTCTCCGGCGGAGCAGGCGTCGGCCTGGACCTGACCATCGTCAACCAGCCCGCGTCCTACGGCGAGGAGCCGCAACACGACGGGGTCCGGGAGAGCGGGTCGGGCATGGGACTGCTCGGGCTGGCCGAGCGCGCCGTGCTCAGTGGCGGCCAACTGAGCTACGGCACCGACCGGTCCGGGCGCTTCGTCGTGCGCGCCTGGTTACCGTGGACCACGTGA
- the relB gene encoding type II toxin-antitoxin system RelB family antitoxin, which produces MATRQLNTSVEASLYDRLDLLAARTGRSRSHYVAEFIERGLIDLEDHYLLKDAQEEFYASDEDSIPHEDVDWDSLGR; this is translated from the coding sequence ATGGCAACGAGGCAACTCAACACCAGCGTCGAGGCATCGCTCTATGACCGGCTTGACCTGCTGGCGGCCCGGACCGGCCGATCCCGGTCGCACTACGTGGCCGAGTTTATTGAGCGAGGTCTGATCGACCTGGAGGACCATTACTTGCTCAAGGATGCGCAGGAGGAGTTCTACGCCTCTGACGAGGACTCGATCCCGCACGAGGACGTGGACTGGGACAGCCTCGGTCGATGA